The genomic segment CCAATTGAACGTAATGGTCCGTAATAACATCTATTATTGTATCTCAATTCGAAATAAGTTAGGGAAATCGACCATATGAATTCTAACTTTGTTCATGTCCATCCCTTTGTGCCTATGTCAATGAATGCTCCCACATTTCAAAGATGATAGAGAAAAAACATCATTTGAccttgaacttggcacgaaaacttagTTTGGCAACTTaacttaacttgtatttatttaccccccttaacaacgtccatttcaattatttaccaccctgaaaaaataataccactctcacaatgggaggtgtattacactcgcgccacgtcattgccacGTCATTGTCATGTCAAAAATTactaacccttcattttttgtttttcttttattattttctctttcttcttctttccccctttttctctttcttcttctttctcctcaacccCCACTACCGCCACACCTCATTGCCGTCCATGGCCGCGCACCGCCACCGACGCTGCCATGATTGAACATAGCTCAATTCGTCATCCTCACCACGTCATTGCCATGTCAAAAATTaccaacccttcattttttatctttctctttcttcttctttctcctcatcctacCTTAACCACCCATAAAACAACACCGTCTTTAACCCACCCgccaccaccacccaccccacaaATTTCATCCCCATTCCTTCTCAAATTAGTCCAAATtggttattttggttgttattgttggctattagtattattattagcaaccccatttcttccataatcattattccataactttatttttgaaagaaaacaaaaatcaaaatcaagaactaaaaaatggtgaaaatggtaagaaaagaatgatgagaatatagagagaaagaggaatttgtgaagaaaaaggaggaggaaGGTGGTGGGGGGCGGGGGGCGTAGCGTGGGGTAGGGGTTGTGAAGAAAGACGAAGGTGGTGGGGGCGGGGGCGTGGGGTGAAGAAGAGAGGGCGGGgctgtggggtggggtgggggttgtgaagaagaagatggtggTGGGGGCGGGGTTGTTTGGTGAAGAAAGGGTCGGGGGGCGTGGGGTGCGGTGGAGAGGAgcgggtgggggtgggggtgcattttgattttattttttaattatatattatttttattttattttttaattatatattatttttattttattttttaattatatatatatatatatatatatcagcgggcccacctttttatcttttctactctcttaatttttttttttactttttttttgccacgtcagcatttgaggttgtatttaattaagatgaaagttgttaaggggggtaaataaatacaagttaagtttagttgtcAAACTGAGTTTTCATGCCAAGTTCAAgggtcaaatgatgtcttttctcatatatatatatatatgacaaatTTATGTATGCATTCACATTAAGATTTcttttctcatatatatatatgaaaaatttaTGTATGCATTCACATTAAGATTTCATTGGTTGATTGTAAAAATGCTAAGAATCAAAGTACTAGCAAGCACCTCAGATATTCAGATTGATACaattgggaaaaaaaacaaagtaGAAAGAAGAGATATATATCATACTTAATCAATATCAGACATGACAATTTTGTGGATGCAAAAATGCTTAACAGCCTCTCTTGCTGCTGACCCTTTCCCTCCTCCCATGATAAACACTGTTTTTGGACTTCATCATAtccaaaaccccaaaaaaaaaaaaaaaaaaaaaaaaaaaaattaacaaccTTAATGAAATGgagaattaaaaaaacaaaaataaaggcaAAAACAGCCACGGAACAtaaaaagaaatgagaaaattgAGTAGTCTGCTTGTCAATTCATGAAGTAAGTGAGGAGGATGGATCAAACTTTCATGGTATATAAACTCATCATTTTCAGCACTCTGCATTTTTCCATCTATCACCAAAACCTGCATACAAattcatatatacacacatcatttcttttcaaaaaaccTAAAAGGGGCAGACAAAATTAAATCATGgatatttttgatatttttttagtaATAGCCAATCTTTCCAAAGTGCTTTGTGTCTAAAAGTGATACTATCTTGAAACTTGGTGGTTCCTGTATAGAGAACACTGCAGCATTTCATGATTAGACTTTTTTCCTTCGACAAATAAATTGTAATTATTGTATTAGGATTAAGAATTTTACAACTGTTGCATTACCTGTTTATGGCTAAAGAGCATTTCAGATCAGCTTCGAGAGACTCTTCAAACCACTGAATATTCTCCTCCTTTTCCACACAACTCTCAGAAGTGACATCTGAGTGAACAATTTCTTTCTCAATTGTTTGCTCCATTCTTAAATTGGAAAAAGCAAATGCAAAGCAAACAATGAAAGTTCTCTTTATTTTGAGCAACAGGCTATAAGTCTGCTATACAGAGATAGATGTCAAAAACTTATACAGCATTTCAAATTTATCTCTCGATTTCAAGAGATGAGTAGGAACATTATATCAATCTCATTCTTTTTGGCTTAATGCATACACGACCCCTTAAACTTGTCAGTAAATTACATTTAGACACACGAACTACGGGTTGTTCCAATTGAACACCTGAACACATGATAAGTGTTcgtataagaaaaaaaaaattgtgtgtatTCTCAAACGTCTATTAGGTAACTAAGTTAATCACAATAAATATTTCTTCTCCTTTAATTTTACACATCAGCCTCAATTGGGACAAGCTTGAAGTTTTACGGTTTACTGAGGTTTATGCGTATAATTAAAGAAGTTGACATATTTTTAGTGGTTAACTTATTTACGTAATGTGCACTTGAGAACAGACGCAAAAgtcttttcaaaatttgaatcaAAAGTGTCTAATAAGAACATTTTACCATGTGTTCAGGTGCTCATTTGAACAAGTTGTAGTTTAAGTGTAAATGAAATTCAATGGCAAGTTCAAGAGTTTACCTATGTACTAAGCACTCTTTTTTCAAGTGAACTTTGAAAATcaagtcaattttatttatgaattaGTTACTTTTAATCTATTCATTACACACTTGCCTTAATACTTGAAAAGTATGGATCAGTATAATCCAACTAAAAATTCTTTCTGTTTCAATTTCGAGTTGGGCAGGTGACAAAGGGCATGacgaaaaataaattgaatgcTTCGaccttttttatttataaattgaaTGCTTcgaccttttttatttttcttctgggtaaccatggagaaaaaaaaataaaagacacTTTTACACCTTTTTTTCTCCTTAGGGTATCCATCCTCAAAAATTTAATGTTTTCAAGACATAAAAAGTCACTGGTTACTTTTTTCCCAAATCTACGCACAATTGTTCTATTTAGTTGAGTACTAATTTAAGTTAGATACTTAAGGAGAGATAAAAATATCTTAGATAAATATGAACAAATTGTGtgtctttcttttttgaattaaaagaaGATAAGAAATCAACTTCTGTGCATTTATGAGGAgttcatcattagcattaggggtgtacatggaccgggttggttcggattttttaaacaccaaaccaaaccaattgcgtcgggttttaaaatttatacaccaaaccaaaccaataaaattcgggtttttcaacctcgggttttctcgggtcgttcggttttctcgggtttttttttttttttttcggaatagtcttgatacaaaacatataacttttacttcaaatatttctttagccctagtaagatacaattatataattaaggtgtttcttaagaaaataacacaaaatgtgagaagagtgatgacattgtattaaaatattcaacaaaagctaatataatcggttaaaataaatattgctaattaacaagccataaaagaaaatgaccataatctgaaaatattaagtcatgctaaaataagtattaattatatgacaaagaaaaaaaaaacttaagttatgtatttttactctctaaatcaactatgcaaaactaaagaatagatatccaacattattgtcatttctagtagtaaattgaatttcttgtGATAGGATTAGTgctgagttggttttggtttggactttatttgagttactaacatccataagatataaaacttattgacattcaaaattctaagttcaagcttgaataatatgataatagataaaaaaaatttaagaaatatttataaattactctacaaataaatatttttatgtataaaatattttaaaaattaaatacatgtaatgtcgggttggtttggttcggtttgactttttttagctaaaaccaaaccaaaccaattatgatcgggtttttttttccaacaccaaaccaagtcaaaccaaaccactagtcgggtttttttctcggtttgactcggtttatcggtttggtgcgattTTTCGGTtcactttgtacacccctaattaGCACTATCTAATAATTCACTTTGCGGGAGGTCATTATCATTTCATAACGAGAGTACAGAAGTCGTCGTGATTATGACTAACTAAATTGAGATTACTCGAAATCACTAGAATATTTAATTTCACTCTCATTTTTCACACTTCAAAAGATGACGAACAtgataacaaaaataaaatcttaaaacaaaatcaccGGGATGTTTAGTTTCACTTCCATTGTTTACACTCAAACAAAGACAAACTTCatagacaaataaaaaagaagataatCTTGGTGCTCACTACAAGTAAAAATTCAATCAAATAGAAACTATTTGATTATACATTTTCTTTGTTCTGCCGAAGTTATATATTTCGGTAAAATATATAGTACTCTAGTTGCGAAAGTGAGAAAATAGAAAAGACTGGAAGTTCGATGGAAGAGTTCGAGCCTAAGCAAAGCTTTGAAGTCGTAACTTCCTAATAGCATAAACTTTTAAATGctatattaaaaatagaaagaaatgcAGTCATTACAAAAAAAATGTCGATTTTTCAGTTTCTATCTCGAAAATTTGAATCCaataaaaaatcagaaaataaaaTTCATCAACAAAGTCAAAAGACCGAAAATCCGAACCAATTCTAACTCAccatgaccaaaaaaaaagagatgagcAAATCTAATTTCTCACAAGTTTGGCCAAAGCTACGAATAATCTATTAAGTAAATCAGACAAAAAGAACGAAAAGAGTgcaaagtacaaaaaaaaatccatgGTTAAATGCAGGTGCAATCTCAGATGAACAGCATATCTCAGCCAGTGAATGCACTAGGAAAAGAGGCTACATTAGTTAAACAAAATTTTCATTGAGGCAGTACGATTGTCAATATAACTCAAAAAATTCTCCAAACATGTCTATAGCACCCAAACTTGACCAAAAAAACCTAACATTCAACTTTAACAAAATATAGtaatatttggaaaaaatttaagCTGATGCAACAAAGGCTTGCTGCACAACGGGAGGCTCAATGTCAGCCGGCGCTGCCACAGGTACCCTGAGGTATTCCTCTTCCTCCTTGGGAGGATGGATTGTGACAAGATCTGGAAGAGGTGTCATTGGACCTTGCTTTCCTTTGGGATCCCAATCAAGCATGATCTTGACCTTGATTCCAAGTACTCCCTGGCagaacaaagaaaaatcaaaaccacGTCGGAAACCAGaatgacaaaataaataaaaagcaaGTAGCAGGACCAGAAAACAAGAGCTTTAACTGATATAAACTATACCTGTCTCAAGAGAACATGTCTTACAGCAGAGTCAATATACTCGTTCACAGGCTGACCGGAAGAAATCATGTACCCATCTTTGAACTTCATGGCCTTGGCACGCTGAGCTCTCAATTTTCCACTTACGATCACCTGATTAAAAGTATATGTGCCGTGTAGTGAGGCAATGAGAATATCGAAGTTATGAGGTACTTAGAACACTTTATGTGCCATGTAGTGAGCAATGAGAAAATTGAAGTATACCTCACATCCTTTGGCTCCACTCTCCATGATAAATCTCAAAACACCATAGCATGCCCTGATAAAGTTGAGGAGGATACTTGTTAGAggcaacacaacaacaattaaactAGTCGTAgacaaaaacaaaacataacgaaATACATATGGAAACAAATTAAGCATATCGCAATAACCAAGGACAGAGGTGTAAAAATTAACAACTCAGACAATGTCTTTAGAATGTGCTTCAGCTGATATAGTCATCTTCCGACACAAATTTGGTACTATGTAATCCCTATTTGCTTTATAGATGACAGGAAGCATGGGAGGAGATTAAAATAAGATCAAACCTTAAATATTGCAAATAGAAATACATACGGAAATGAATTAAGCATGTCGCAAAAACGAAGGACAGAGGTGTAAACATTAATAACTCAGACAATGAACATATGCTGCTGATATAGTCATCTTCTGAcacaaatttggaactaagtaATGCTTTATAGATGAAAAGAAGCACAGAAGGAGATTAAAATAAGGTCAAaccgtaaaaaaaaattgctagtTGACAACTAAATACGCCTCACAACAAGTTCAACAACTCTGGAAAAATTCAACAAATGTGTCCTCTCTCCAATTTACTGCATGAAGACTAAATTGCATCATGAAGATGTGATGGCATTGAGGACAATTTCTCTAGTCAACATCCGACACAAGATTGGTACTAGAACACCAATTTGCTTTGTTGATGACATACATGATAGAGAATATAGAAGATTGTTCATCGTGTGCAAAGTTTATAAGTTATCTAGAGAGAAAACCTCTTTGCGTTATAGATGACAATAATGGTAGGAGATTAAAATAAGATCAAACCTTAAATAGTGCACATAGAAATACATATGGGAACAAATTAAGCATGTTGCAAACCAAGGACAGAGATGTAAAATTTACAACTCAGACGATGTCTTTAGCATGTGCGGCTAATATAGTCATCTTCCGACACAAATTTGGTACTATGTAATCCTATTTGCTTTATAGATGACAAAAAGCACAGGAGGAGATCAAAATAAGATCAAACCTTAAATAGTGCACATTGAAATacatatggaaatgaattaagcATGTCGCAAAAACCAAGGACAGAGGTGTAAACATTAACTCAGACAATGTCTTTAGCATATGCTGCTGATATAGTCATCTTCCGACACGAATTTGGAACTAAGTAAACCTATTTGCTTTATAGATGACAAGAAGCATGGGAGGAGATTAAAACAAGGTCAAGCCTTATATATTGCAAGTAGACAACTAAAATACACCTCATTACAAGTTTAACAAATCAGGAAAAACTTCAATAAATGTGTCCTCTCTCCAAGTTACTGCATGAAGACTAAATTACATCATGAAGATGAGATGGCATAGAGGGCAATTTCTCTAGTCAACATCCGACACAAGACTGGTACTAGAACACCAATTTGCTTTGTTGATGACATGCATGATAGAATATAGAAGACTGTTCATGGTGTGCAAAGATTATAAGCTTAGCTAAAGAGAACTATAAgctaatgaaagaaaaagaaagaaggggaaaGAGCAGCAGAAAGAAAAGGCACAAGCATGTCATTATTCTTAACAAGCTAGAACAACCAATTAAGAAGGGCATAATTAGGGAGTATTATATGAAGCAGATGGAAATTTGAAACACAGTATGATCATTACCTCCTGACGGCAAGACCACCAAGGAGCTTGTATCGAAGTGACTCAGCCTGAGCAATGGCGCAAAGCCCTCTGTTGTTAACCTTCTCAGCATACAGCTCCACGCTGTTCTCATTAAAATTGAACCTCTTCTGGACAACCGATGTCAACTCCCTAATCCTCCTCCCCTTCTCACCTAACATAAAAGaacaaaatatacaatatatcaaCTGCAGATACAAAAAGtagtcaaaatagtaccaaCAAGATTAGATCCTTTTCCTAAAGCACAAGTTCTCTTCAATAACCATATCAATAGGAGAAGTAACGAGGGACCAGTATGCCTGGATTACTATAAGAAAATATACAACTGAATGCAGAACAATAACAGCACAACTTGTTCACTACTTCTCTTTCTTGATTATTCctttatttaacttattttttaaaaaggcacTCCTACTAAAGATTCAAGTATCAGTATTTCCCCATTCTCTCCCACCCTTCCAAACTTCTCTTTTATCTTCCCTAAAATACATATTCTAGCAGAACCACTAATAAGGCAGCATGCTACTGGAGATTACCAAAGACCAAAAGCTCATTTCAAACATTTGTTAACAGTTGGATCTTGAAGTCTACCCACAAAAAAATTGTGACTACGAAGCTTACAACTAGTTTCTCATGTTTCTTACAATCCTGTGTTGGTtacatttcttttgagccgagagCCGCCCTGTAAAGGTAAGAGGTAACTACATCCtaacctccccaaaccccacttgtgggatcacatTGAGTacattgatattgttgttaacAATACAACtagttactccctctgtcccaatttatgtggcacattTCAGATTTCGAGGGTAAAACAAGTTTTTCGTTGACAACtattttttcatgtcttattaatattttaaatggtCAATTATGGTAACTTATTGTACTTTTTACATTGTTTCAAAATATGtacattttatttcaaaaaaactaaaaaatttcATGCCTGAATTCATGGTTATAAATTAAACTGCTGACTCTCGAAATCCAAactatgccacataaattgggtcAGAGGGAGTAcaaaataaccaaacacaacttaccacataaaattaacAATTCGCCGCCTAAGAAATGAGCAACCAAAATGTAACATAaccaacatttcactataacagcCATGTTTTCTGTGGAACCgatctttcatgttatgttaaattatatgttctctataacaacatttcactaaaGCAGTGAAAAAATATCAGAACAATATAAGCAAAATACATATTGTAGCATGTTTGACTGTATAACCAAAAGGCAAATTCAGCAATATTAAATCCATGAAACTAGAGTACCAATATTAATTCCTAGATAGGTTTAAACTAGTCTTTCAACAAATAAAGAACTGATAGCggtcaaataaaataaaaacatttaCGTGAATTCGTACCCATTAAAATTTAATTGAATTAACAATCAACAAGAATTATACCAAGAACATTTTGAGTACGAGTAGCTCTGATAATGATTTCAGTTCTCATTGGAGTAACTCTAACTTCCACTCCTGAATATCCATCTTCTGCCAATTCACGTGTCAACACTTCATTCAACTCTGCAAAAAACACTCCATCTGCCACAAActgaaattacaaaaaaatgtATTACTTAGCATCTATTCTTATAAACTTATTAAAATGTGGTATTTAAATGCCAACCTTTCTCTTTTTGCTGATCTGAATAGCCTTATCCATGTTTGGAAGATTGATGAGCTTAGCAAGATGAGACCTTAAAGCTCTACTTCGTCGGCGTTTAGATTTTGTGCCAGCAATATGCAGTCTAGGGTTTTTTTCCCGTTATATggtattgtgtatatatatggtgcaCCTAGGGTTATGTTATTACTGggccttcttttttgtttttgggttaGAGGTATTAAAGGCCCTAACCAATTTGTATTTCTGACAAGTGGCCTCCTAAATTGCACAGTTGggccttcaaatgggctggtctcaTGATATAGGGCAACTTATACAAATGACTATActttgggattttttttagGCATAGCTATATTTttgctaattacatttcgtagctacagtaaTGTGTATTCAAATTTGGTTGTATTCCTATTTGGCTGTATTTCAATTCGGCTGTATTCCAATTCCAATTTGGTTGTATTTACACTGTATTCAatttattgtatttaaattcgGTTGTATTCAAATAACATAAATGAAAAAACATAGGGATATTCATCTGTATTCAAATTTATTGTATATAAAAGAATTCGAATGTATTTAATTCGGTTGTATTCATTCGTAGCaacttttacattgtattcaacttattatatttaaatttggTTGTATTCATAcaacataaatgcaagaaaattCAAGGATATTCAgttgtattcaaaattcactgtattcatttgtatgtAAAAAAGATCTCATTCGaaatacaaacaaaaaatacataaagaaacactgaattttacactaaaaagataacgaatacactcaaatacattCAGATCTGAGATACAAACAATaagatatactccctccgtttcaatttatgtgaacccatttgactgggcacggagtttaaaaaagaagagaagacttttaaacttgtggtcctaagtgagtcacatatattttgtgtgtctataaatcattgcataaaagTAAAGTgattctaaatatagaaaggggtcATTCTTTTTAGCACGAACTAAtaaagaaataggttcacataaattgaaacaaagggagtaCATAAGAAACACTaaattttacactaaaaaaataatgaatacactcaaatacattcaaatatgagatacatgaaataaaatacactcgGATTTgagataaaagaaataaaatatactcaaatctaaaatacaagaaataacataCACTTAGATCTAagaaaatacactcagatctgagaAAAATACACTCAAATGTTAATACTCTGCTTTTGTGTCAGGTATTATCTAATGAATCATCAAGAAATAAGTATAATCAATCTCTTCGACATCAGGATTATACTGATAAACCTTTGGGGGGAGATTGGGAGTACGACTTTGAATATTACAATGGCATAAGGACTTATAGGTGGTCTTATCTGAAACGAAAAATGCAAAAAGAGAGATATTAGACTGCAAATCCACTAGGCTTACGCCTAAAAAATGCTCCAAGATTTCCCATTGGGCGTtagaggggagagagagagcAGACGCTAGAGAGCGAGGGGAGAGGAGAGAGAGTTGTAGACGTTagagagaggaggaggaggagagagTTATGTATTTTACCTTAACTGTCGTTAACATACAATTTTTAGCTATGTGAAGTAATTAATGCAAACTATAGCTACTAGATATAATTACCTACTCTAGTTTGCCACACCGTGTAGATTTCCCTATGATATATCCAGGGGTGGAAAAATCAGCCCATGAAAGCATGATCCATCCAACCCGTTTAAGTTTGGGCTAATCATTGACCCACTCAATTATGAGCTCAGCCCATTCCAACCCATAAAAAGTTGGGCTGATATGCAGCCCAAATTGAACCATGagaaatcttgtcaaaatattttcaaaaatataattttttttttatttgatgtcCTATATAGCCATAACAAAGAAAGAATTAGTTTTATTAGCTACTAAAAAATTActataaaagaacaaataaagaaattaaaacttaataagaattgggcgggttgagttatgacccgcTTTTAGCCCATTTCATCACAAGTAACTTTTGGAGGTCAATAACCCAcccatttattaactcaaccCATTTTTTACCTGCCCAAATTCAGCTTAACctgcccatttgacacccctagacATACTTAAAAGTGtatagaaagagaaagacaatCAATCATTCAGAGATCTTACAGACTGCTTGCAACAGTTCATTCACTGTGCATTCTACTGGCCACTTAAAAATAGCACAAAAGAAATTAACCAGTGATCAATGAACTTTCTTGTCTTTGTATCTCAATCACCGAACAACTACCAAGTACAAGACAAAAATACATAACAAATGGATATACAAAAACTATAACGTATGCAAAATGaagatataaacatatatataattaaaaacatTTAAAATGTGTCGTGTACCTTGACGAGTTGATCGACAACCTCTTCACGGATATTAACTTCATAGAGTAACAACACCAACTGATTTGGAGTTGCAGCATCTAAGACAAGAGCATTTTGTTGTGTAACCATTGCAaaataaggaaaagaagaagtGTTGAACAATGATGACGATGACGTCAATGTGGTATCTGTAAATGGTGAATCTAGTAGATTCAATGATGGCGATGATGTCAATGTGATATCTGTAACCGGTGAGTCTAGTTGATTCTTCATTTAAAAATCTTAAAGAAAAACTTTCCTTTCGAAAACTTTCTAAATGAGAAAGGAGACACTAAAATGAggctttttttctttctagtgAAAGAACACGAGATGTTTGTTTAcctttgaaataaaatgaagtagaagatggacaaaagtaGTTGTATGTATAATGTCACCTTTCGGACCTCGGGTGgggtggctttaaaaaaaatttggctcaTGCGGATTCTTGCAATTGGAGGACAAAGTTTAGATTTACGGGTGTATTTACTATTTAACCCCTTCCGATTTAAATGACAATCTTTTTATCCTACATAGTTTCAAAATGTTAATATTATTTTACTAAGAATTTATGTTCTATATGTAAGAGTGGGAACTAATTCTCCATTGTAAATGTTGTCGTCATGTGACCACGATGTCACGGATTCGAGCCGTGAGAACAACCTCTTGTAGAAATGCAGGGTAAGACTGCGTACAATAGActcttgtggtccggccctgcCCCAAACCCTGCACATAGAGAGAGATTAGTGCACCGGCTGTCCTTTTAGGGTTTTTCACTAAGTTTATAAGATGATCAAACTAgcttataaaactttttaatttattcaCGCATTTGATGAACATCTTGTGTGTATAcgccaaaagtcataagttaaccacccccaacttatgaTTTTGCAccttataagcacttttagtTTTGACCAAACCTTTTATGATTTTATCCCTGAAGTCTTTTAATCTTCGCAATACTCTTTCTAAAACGTAACTCCTATTTATCTGTCTATTCTATTTTTGTTATTCATTCTTTTTTATGTAAAAGTAtattgaaatgttttttttttttgaacatgtATAAGGAAATTTTGGTCATTTTAACTGGAAAATTATTTATCAATGCTTTTTTATCGAGCACATTAACTGCTTAATATAAGCTTCGGTACTTCAGCCGTAACACGTAACTATTACATATAATATCAATTTTAGCACTTGATGTTTATCAGCTGCTTTTAAtcagctaatccaaacaaaTTTTAGTACATGGATTATATATACAAGAACATAATAACcagtgtaatttcacaagtggggtctgtggagggtaggatgtacgcagaccttacctctacctttgtggggcaggaaggctgtttccgaaagattcTCAGCtctaaaggaaaggaaagaaaggaaaatgaaagaaaaggaaaagaaaggaaaatgtcaaataaaggaaaaggaacatgGATTAAATGTAACTTGGAAAAATTTAAATGTGTAATTAAAATT from the Lycium ferocissimum isolate CSIRO_LF1 chromosome 11, AGI_CSIRO_Lferr_CH_V1, whole genome shotgun sequence genome contains:
- the LOC132037480 gene encoding small ribosomal subunit protein uS3x-like — encoded protein: MDKAIQISKKRKFVADGVFFAELNEVLTRELAEDGYSGVEVRVTPMRTEIIIRATRTQNVLGEKGRRIRELTSVVQKRFNFNENSVELYAEKVNNRGLCAIAQAESLRYKLLGGLAVRRACYGVLRFIMESGAKGCEVIVSGKLRAQRAKAMKFKDGYMISSGQPVNEYIDSAVRHVLLRQGVLGIKVKIMLDWDPKGKQGPMTPLPDLVTIHPPKEEEEYLRVPVAAPADIEPPVVQQAFVASA